From the genome of Daphnia pulex isolate KAP4 chromosome 12, ASM2113471v1:
AAATAAGAACAACttttaacttaaattttttcgtttcccctAAGGAACGAACGAATTACGTTGATATTCAGTTGTTTTCGGCACGGGAATCGTTTTCCATTTGCAGTCGAACCAGTCCGTGTTGTCGACCCTGGAAAACAGGAACATACTATTGCTCCTTGACGTGTAAATTCGATTTAGTACGGGCGGATTGACGTTGATTTCAGCACCTCCGTAGATGGCTAATTCAGCGCCCGGACTTTTAAGACTGACGACCGAGCAGTTCATCTGGATGAGCTTATTGGCGGGTGCGTTGATGTGAAAGCTGCACTGTCTTTTCCCGTTGCTCGACTTATTGATGGTGGGACGAAGGGTCCCGTTGGTCGCCATTGAAGATCGGTTCAAACACGCTAATATGAAAATTCACGTACAAATGAACAAGGGTCCATTAGAAGTGGCCGTctcaaaattagaaatttataataaacttAATTCAACTTACGTCTGCAGAAGGACGGAAGAGATCGAATAGCCATTTCCGGTTTTAAAATGTCGGCAAAATTGCGGCTTGTCAATCGGTTATCCGACGAACCCTTGCTGGACGATCGTTGCTTGGCTGATTGGGCCTCCTGTTGGAAACAATAAGTtggtttcaatatttttagttaaaaaGAGCTTAGATATTTCAGATAATAAGAGGAATGCGAGGCAACTTACCGCGGCCACAGCCAAAGAGATGACAAGTAGAAGgaaggaaattaaaaataatttcattttctgtagGAGATTTTAGAGAATAGAATTTGAACGCTAAAAGGGACCACCTTTTATACCCTTCAAGATTTTCTATATaactatataaaaataagCGCAAGTTTTCTATCGATTCCAACAGAAACAGGACAACTTGTGGTATATCGTCACTCGTTTGGGCTAAACGCCGTGACACATTGTGACACGTACTTGAACTAATCCATTGGTCAAAAGGTTTCCCATTTCCTACCCTTTTCAAGTGCAGAGTTTGTGCGTTACAAACCAAAGGATGCGACGATTGTACACATTTGCGGCCATACCCACAACAGCCTGGGATATAGTCAACTGGTATGCAATTTTCCTGGTTGTTTCCTAAACGACAATTGCAGATGCTCCGATAATTTGGAAGTTGCATTAGTCAAACAGGTTTTCTCACTTAAAAAGCAGCTCCCGAGCTGACGGGCAGTTTAGttcacaacaaaaaacacgAACGTTTCTCGGGTGTTCTGTTTTTGACAGCTGCAGTAGCAGTTGTACAGCAACGGTGAAGGGAAAGTACAGAAAACGAAAACGGCAAGAAAATGTCTTTCTGAACAACGGCATCCAGATAGCTTCCAATATCTAACTCATTATTAGATTACAAATATgaacaaaattaaaagaagaaattgttgtgttgaaagttgaaaactaCAATTTAATTCTAGACTGGTGGTACTGTTGGGATAatcaaagttgtttttaaaaaagggatcAACGTCTATCTAAAAAATTTAGTCTAAAGAAGGAATACCTCGCCAATTGTCTTTCAGTGAAGACCTTGTTCAAATTAGTAAAAATCTGATGGTAATCACTTGAATGCCATATGTGgcgttatcttttttctttcgcttaacaaggaaaaagaaaaaatttcacaatgaattttttttttcacaatgaCAGTAgacaaaaacgaaaattaaacGCTTCTCACCTTAGAAAATCAGAAGAAATCCAATTTATCAGTTGGAGACGGCAGATGCCTCGTCCTCATGTCTCCTTACTCATGTGGGTAGACCTATATGTAGCGGGTCGGTGACGTGTCCACTTGGTAGAAGACATCCCAACATCATCTTACATCACAAAAGACCTGGGGGGATGAGGGTCgaacacaaaattaaaatctacgaattgaaaaaaaaaaaaataaattaaaacgaaaCGAGAATTAGACTAAAATCGATAGTGCCGATGCGAATGAAATTCGAACCACCCCAGGGCCTCCAAGCCTAAGAAATAATGTGGAATAAAGTTATCAACATCACACGAGTAAATATTAATCAATACATAAACACATAAGCTTCGACAGCTTTTTTTTGGCAACAGTTTTCATTACTTGAAAACCGCCTTCAACTAGAACGAAAAACGTTACACGATACGCTGCAGTCTAATTTCAACATCATTATCAGGGTCATTAAATCACAAAGGGAATGACGGACTTTGAGGGTTTCAATCTTTCACTTTGTCCAGACGCGGATACTTTTACAACTAACAAATTCTTCAGCAATCGGATATTGGAGCTCGTCTTGTTCTCTATTCCAagtcaaaacacaaaaaaaattaaagcttTTTTAGCCCGAATATTTTAAGTTCAACATTTTACCCGATTGTACCAAGTGGTCTATATTTCGttcctatttatttttaacgtttGCGTGTTTCTAATACATTGTCTCAGCAATTCGTCAAATGTCAATcatattttcttcattctgtCTGACTTCATCAATCGTTCGACCCAGTATATAAACTTCTGGGCGTCTTCGTGAGTAGCAGACATCACGAACAGCTGAACACAACCTAAAAACAAACGTGAAAGGTGCCGGACAACAATCACTCACTTGGAGACTAAAAGCTTCCCCATATCGACACTTGGTAGCAAAATGTTCGCAATTTTGGGTGAGCACATGATAAAATATCAAACGATCTTCCCTGAGAAATTCCCGTGCCCTTTCAACAATCACGTCAGGTCTGAATGGCCGCAATCCTCTTTCTTCAGCAGCCTCTTCCAGGTTGTTGACTCGACAACCGTGTACGTTACACAGGTTTCTTACAGTCTTCTCTACAATTCgagtgaagaaaaataaccgcGGAGAATCGACGCCTACGGTGTATCTGTAACAATGAGAAGACAAGCAATTaatacagaaataaaaatacgagGCTCTTAGTCAAATGTTCACCTGTCACCGACGGGTTGATTGGTTTGGATCTGATTAGCTTCACAATCGTCAGTGTAGACGGCAAAGTGATAATAAGTcaacattcgaaaaaaatgaCAGCGCCGAAATTCGATGAGATCTCCCTTGGTGGCCGTTATTTCGTCAGGCGAATAACAAAGTTTCATATTTAactattggaaaaaaaaagtttagaacACGAATAATATGAAATTGCCAGAACAGTCAAATGAATTGCGTAAGCCTTCGTCACTTGTTGACGTAAAATCAGACATTGTGGGTTATTGATACCTGTTGGAGTAGTACAGAGGAATGAAGGATGGAAAAGACACGGAAGCGTACTCGTATGACTTCCACTCGTTAACGGGGTCTGTAAGGGGTCGTCAAACGGATTTCACGCGACTATTAGGGCGACCTCCGAAGTCGTCGTGCATTTTTACCAAAGTGAAATGAgctcttcattttcatctcTCCTCTCCCACATGAAGGGTTCAAATTCTTTCACTAATAATCAAGCACTGGTTAGTGCGTCGAATAAAACACTAGGCGTTGGCGGTACCGAAGCGGAAAGGCCACTCCGGTCTGGTTTTCACTCCTACCAACTGTTACTGGATCCCGGCACGATCAAGCAACACTCCCCGGTTTTGTTCTCAATATAAAACGACACGAAACAAAGCCACTCAACAGCAgtaagttttgaaatttttctaaaatggACGTTTGTTCGCTACTTGGATGTGAGGGTAAGCCTAATATTAAAGCAAAGTTATTCTTTATACCTTGTGCTGCCGACAATCCAACCAACAGCTGTCACGAAATACCCGAAGTGATTCTATTTCGATCTTTACTCAACGAAAATGCTGATTCAGCCattaaagaaacaaatggGACGTGTAAATTGGTGCAAATACCGAGAGGAATCGACCACGAATCCAAGATCAGTCAAGTGGAAACTCaccgtcaaaagaaaatttcattttctaattcaacttttggcatttttttgGTCTTCCAAACAGTTGGCGAAATGGGCCATTTCTGGTGGTCACTAGAAACATACCGGAATCACGTCGTCATGCAACGATCCCGCGACAAAGATGAAGTCAAGAATAAATTGAAAGGGGAAACGCGCGAAGGAACTGAACTCATGGCCGAAAAATTGGAAGGCAAAGGTTGTATGAGACAACTGTTAACATTATTGTGGATTCACATGactattgatttaaaatgcCAACGTTTCTTGTCTCGCTGCGAGTCGGTCATCCCGTTGGTCATtcaaaaaatcacgaaaatcgGTTACGAATACGAGAACGATTTCACTTATTCTGCTCTGTCCGCTGAAGAGAGAAACCCAGATTTGTCAGACATTATTAATTTCCTATCGAATGTTTCCAATTGGCATCCGCTTGTAGTTGCAACTTATTTAGGAGACGCTGAATTACTCGACAGAGTCCAGCAAGACGGAAAGCACAACATCAACGGCGTGTACAACAGTTTCACTCTGCTCAACCTGGCCATTCTCTTTGCTAAAACTGAAATGGCTCAACATCTTCTGGGGCAACTGAAAGCTGATCCCACTAGACGCGACGAAAAAGGAAGGAACGCACTTCACATGGCGGCCAAATtcaacagagaaaagaaaataatagatttgttattaaacaaaattcccATTGACCAATGCGATGCAACAGGAACGACAGCCCTCCACCACGCAATCATGACATCCAACACCGAAATCGTTCAGTGCTTGTTGGATAACGGCGCAGATCCCAAAAAACAGGACCAGATTGGACGTTGGCCACTTCATGTGGCGGCATTCTACGCCACAGACACGAACATCATCGACATATTActtcagaaaaaggaaataattgaCGTTAACGACTGCGACAAATTTGGCGTTACCGCCCTTCATAATGCCGCCATGGCATCAAATAGCAAAATGGCTCGTCATCTATTGGCAAATGGCGCAAATATAAACTGCCGAGACAAAAACGGTCTTACTCCACTTCACGTGGCTGTAACATTTGCAAAGGACATGGAAATGATCGACTTGTttctaaacaacaaaaaggttaATCTACACTATTGCGACAAACTTGGGCAAAACATTATCGCCTACGCACAGAAAAACATTTACGGATTAcgggaaaaaattattgattgcCTGAAAGAAATCGACGGCGGTATAATCGAAGAATATAATCTACTGAAACTGGCCAAGTCTGAAATGCATACCCCCATCTGGAAAAGTCTCATTAACAATTTACATTGTTACTTTAATAACGATACTTTCACTTTTCAGACTTCCCATCGGTCAGAGCTGTTCTACGTCCCTTATGCTGACCTCAAACCAGGAAAAGGCAGCGAAATATCCGAATCTGTGTTGATATGGTACATTGCCAACAAAGCAAGTAGGAAACAGCGCAACTCTCCTCAACCCGAAATGCCTGGAAGCATACAACTTTTAAACGACATCGATCATGACTCCCAAATAACAGAAATCCAAATTTATAATCGAAGCAAAAACAATTCAGCGACGTATTTAACAAgagctttttctttcgtttttaaaacGACTAGCAAAAAGGACGGAGAACACTGGTGGTCCTTGGAAAGGAACGAGAATTACGTTGTCCTGCAACGATCCCGCGACAAAGACGCAGTCAAAAACAAGTGCGGAGGCAAAAATCGAAAGGAAGTTGAACCCAATGTTAAAATCTTGATAGAAAACGGGTCGATTAAGAACATTTCCCATCAAAACCCTATGTTggatttaaaacatttccttACAAACATGTATAATTGGCATCCGCTATTCCTTGCGATTTATTTCGGAAATGCCAGGTTATTTGAGCGAACCAAGGAAATGGCAAAGTTAGACAAGGAATTCACTCTGTTAAACTCGGAGAGAACCTTTTCTAATCGACAGGAAAtagtttttcaagaaaaacaaaaggccgACCCTACAACTCGCGATGTAACAGGGAGGAATGCACTTCAAATGGCCGGCATACACGCAGATAACGCGGAGGTATTAGATTTACTTCTAAAACACGAGAACGCGAAAATGGACGACTTTGAAAGATCTGCACTTCATTTCGCCGCTATTTCACCAAATGTCGATGTCgcaaaacatttgatcaaaacgGGAGAAAATCCCAACCAGTTGGACAACAATGGCCTCACTCCACTTCATTTGGCAGCATATTATTCAGACGACACGGAGATGATCGATTTACTTTTGGAAGCTCAAAAACAAAGTCAAGGCGACGAAAGAATTGACAATTTGAATAAAGACGATGGAATCACTGCTCTACATAGTGCCGCCATCGCATCCAATGAGATCACAGCAAAACATTTGATCGAAAGGGGAGCAAACCCCAACCGAAAAGACAAATTTGGTCGCACGCCACTTCATTTGGCAGCCTACTTTgctaaaaataccaaaatcaTCGATGTCTTCCTAAACAACAAGCAAGTCGACGTAAATGCCTTGGATTATTCTGGACAAAATGCGCTCTATTACGCCAAACGTAACCAGTATGGACAAACTCAGAAAATATTGAAGGGAATAGGCAGCATGAACAGAGGTAAAAATACTACTGCACTCAACCTTGCCATTCAATATTCCACAGAAATggtaaaatttcttttcatttctgtgTTGCCGTactctcttgttttttaaatggtgaGACAGTAAAGTAGAGACAGtagacaattttttctcttccatatTAATCGTAATTTTAACTGGCTTTCATCTTATAAACTTTCTGccttaaaaatctaaaaaatcaattccctTCGTTTTAAATGTCCTGAGACAAGTTTAATAAAAAGTAGCGCAAATTCCTGATAATAGTGGAAGCAAATCAAATCCTAACCAAAATGCTCGTACCTCACTTCAAGTGGTAGtttcaacacacaaaaaacggTGCAGATAATTGAAAACAATTCAGAGTAATGATTGTGCaataataaaggaaataacGCCATCGACTACGCAAGAGAAaagactttaaaaaattaaccgTCGTGCGTGCGTAGTTGAATAGAAAATCATCGTAAATTGAAATCCATATCCATATCTACTCCTTTCTTTCAACAATCTCTGGCTTCGCCTCTTCAAGTGTCGGAACGCGAACGATCATCAACCGCAGATGGACGCATGTTTAAGTGATTCGAGtgcataaaaaaagaatcagccGCAAATTGCGATCAAAAAGATCGAAAGCAACATCGAAATCAATTTACAGTTAATCCTGTCGCTGAAGATGTTTTAGTTTTCACCCTACCTGTGGGTCGGTGGATCTCTCGTCGACTGTCCGTCCTCATATCAGCGAAGAGTTGGCCAAACTTAAACACCCATGTGCTCAATCCGAGCCAGCTGGATGGGTTGACGATGGACTCCATTCCTCATGAAGAAATCTATTAAGAAGTAAACGAGAAGCGAATGTCAATTATATCGAGCTTTTGGCAAACTTGGACTTTCACTTTTAGATTTCCAAATTTAAGACAAAGAAGATTCATCGGGCCAAGGTGTGCTCATGAACAGAATAACACGACTGTTGCAGGCGCGATTGCAGGGTTTCCTTTGTAAATATTATCTTGCTTACTTAAACAAGGCTTATTCAATTAAATCATATTCATCTGTACAGGTCAAACGAATTACGAATCCTATTGAAACGGGAAAGGTAATTCGTCAAAAAGAATAGACTGATTCGCACATCAGCTTGTTTCATTCAAGTACTTGTGTCAATTGGTCAACTTTCCATGTGAATGCTGGCCTAACCTTGGAGGAACAACTGAAACAACTCATGGAAAGGTGCgtgagtaaaaaagaaatccaacaatCTATCTCATTAGATTTCACTTactcaatttcattttgccaGTAAACTTTACCGAGGACATCAAGATCATCGAAGCACGATGTTAAACTAAACAGCAAGCAACTCGACGTCAACTCGTTGGACAAAATGCGCTCTATTACGTCAAATCTAACCAGCATCATGGACTAACCAAGGGAAATAGTAAAACGATTCAAGGATCACTTTAGACTATTTGACCTTTTAATGATTCTATCCTTATTCTATTCCtatctttaaagaaaagagattggAGAATCTTAAAACTTTCAGTATTAGTTGAGCTATTATCACGTTCAATACGTTGATTCATAGAAAACACATTGGCTCATTTGACTAGCGAGGTAAACTACGGCAGACTAATACTGCAGGATGTATTGTTAACTTTGTTCCTACCTGGTGCACCACGAGTCATCTGAACGCCTCACACCGGCAAAAGAGTTAGGGTTTTTCCCCGTTCAGCTCTCGGCAAGACGTCGCTTCACCAATAAAACCTGTAGATTAAAGAAATAACCGTTACATTCGAATACTAGGAAATGTTGACTAGTTAATTTACTTAGTCAGGAGGTTACAATACAACTTGTATTGCTCGGATTCAAAGACTTTTCAACCAATTTCTTGACACGAGcaagaaactaaaaaacacTGCTCTGCTCAAGTCAtaacacaagaagaaaattaagttATAGTTTACCGAGTGCCATCCGTTCCTTCAGACAGCTAATGCCGGGCATATCGTTAAACGCTATTGATGCAATTGCCAGGAGCAGCAATCACGTCCAATAAACGAAATGGCGAGAACAGGAAAAGACGATCAATTCATCTGTAAAGTCAAGAAAATGTGATAATTAAACATTGAACTAATTAAacgaaaatattcttttaacaaATTCTAATCATAATTAAATAGACAaagcaaaattcaaatatttgttaaatGAGAGAAAGTCTG
Proteins encoded in this window:
- the LOC124208569 gene encoding phospholipase A and acyltransferase 1-like, whose amino-acid sequence is MKLCYSPDEITATKGDLIEFRRCHFFRMLTYYHFAVYTDDCEANQIQTNQPVGDRYTVGVDSPRLFFFTRIVEKTVRNLCNVHGCRVNNLEEAAEERGLRPFRPDVIVERAREFLREDRLIFYHVLTQNCEHFATKCRYGEAFSLQVSDCCPAPFTFVFRLCSAVRDVCYSRRRPEVYILGRTIDEVRQNEENMIDI
- the LOC124208567 gene encoding ankyrin-1-like, producing the protein MDVCSLLGCEGKPNIKAKLFFIPCAADNPTNSCHEIPEVILFRSLLNENADSAIKETNGTCKLVQIPRGIDHESKISQVETHRQKKISFSNSTFGIFLVFQTVGEMGHFWWSLETYRNHVVMQRSRDKDEVKNKLKGETREGTELMAEKLEGKGCMRQLLTLLWIHMTIDLKCQRFLSRCESVIPLVIQKITKIGYEYENDFTYSALSAEERNPDLSDIINFLSNVSNWHPLVVATYLGDAELLDRVQQDGKHNINGVYNSFTLLNLAILFAKTEMAQHLLGQLKADPTRRDEKGRNALHMAAKFNREKKIIDLLLNKIPIDQCDATGTTALHHAIMTSNTEIVQCLLDNGADPKKQDQIGRWPLHVAAFYATDTNIIDILLQKKEIIDVNDCDKFGVTALHNAAMASNSKMARHLLANGANINCRDKNGLTPLHVAVTFAKDMEMIDLFLNNKKVNLHYCDKLGQNIIAYAQKNIYGLREKIIDCLKEIDGGIIEEYNLLKLAKSEMHTPIWKSLINNLHCYFNNDTFTFQTSHRSELFYVPYADLKPGKGSEISESVLIWYIANKASRKQRNSPQPEMPGSIQLLNDIDHDSQITEIQIYNRSKNNSATYLTRAFSFVFKTTSKKDGEHWWSLERNENYVVLQRSRDKDAVKNKCGGKNRKEVEPNVKILIENGSIKNISHQNPMLDLKHFLTNMYNWHPLFLAIYFGNARLFERTKEMAKLDKEFTLLNSERTFSNRQEIVFQEKQKADPTTRDVTGRNALQMAGIHADNAEVLDLLLKHENAKMDDFERSALHFAAISPNVDVAKHLIKTGENPNQLDNNGLTPLHLAAYYSDDTEMIDLLLEAQKQSQGDERIDNLNKDDGITALHSAAIASNEITAKHLIERGANPNRKDKFGRTPLHLAAYFAKNTKIIDVFLNNKQVDVNALDYSGQNALYYAKRNQYGQTQKILKGIGSMNRGKNTTALNLAIQYSTEMVKFLFISVLPYSLVF